The stretch of DNA AGAGCGCGCGAACGTGCTCCTCCGCGCGGCGGGCATCCTCCGCCGGCGCCGGCACGAGATGAACGCCACGATGATCCTCGAGGTGGGGAAGAACTGGCTCGAGGCCGACGGCGACACGGCCGAGGCGGTCGACTTCCTCGAGTTCTACGCGCGCGAGATGATCCGCTACGGCGACCGCCAGCCCATCGTGCCGCTCCCGGGAGAGTCGAGCCGGTTCGAGTACCTCCCGCTCGGCGTCGGCGCGGTGATCCCGCCCTGGAACTTCCCGTGCGCGATCGCCCTCGGAATGACGGCGGCCACGATCGTGACCGGCAACACCGCCATCCTGAAGCCGAGCAGCGACGCGCCCCTCACCGCCTGGAGGATCTTCGAGATCTTCGAGGAGGCGGGCGTCCCCCCGGGCGTGATCAACTTCCTGACCGGTCCCGGCGGCGCGATGGGAGACGCGCTCGTGGAGCACCCCAAGGTCCGGTTCGTGGCGTTCACCGGATCCATGGAGGTGGGGATCGGGATCAGCGAAAAGGCCGCGAGGGTCCAGAAGGGACAGATCTGGCTCAAGCGCGCGATCCTCGAGATGGGAGGAAAGGACTTCACGATCGTGGACGAGGGCGCGGACCTGGAAGCGGCCGTGAACGGGGTCTACGCGGGGGCGTTCGGGTTCCAGGGGCAGAAGTGCTCGGCGTGCTCGCGGGCCATCGTGCACCGGAGCCTTCACGACGAGTTCGTCGAGCGTCTCGCGGCGAAGGTGAAGACCATGACCATCGGCTCGACCGAGAAGAAGGAGAACTACCTCGGCCCGGTCGTGAGCGCGCGGGCGGAGAAGGGGATCCTCGAGTACATGGAGATCGGGAAGGGCGAGGGGAAGCTGGTCCACGGCGGGAAGAAGCACTCCGACGCGGGGCACTTCCTCGAGCCCACCGTGTTCGCCGGCGTGAAGCCCTCGGCGCGGATCGCGCAGGAGGAGATCTTCGGTCCGGTGCTCGCGGTGATCCCCGCGGGGTCGTTCGACGAGGAGATCGACATCGCGAACGGCACGATCTACGGATTGACGGGCGCGTACTACTCGCGCGACCGCGCGAAGATCGTCGAAGCCAAGCGGCGGCTCTTCGTCGGGAACCTGTACATCAACCGCAAGTGCACCGGCGCGCTCGTCGGGATCCACCCGTTCGGCGGGTTCAACATGAGCGGAACGGATTCCAAGGCGGGCGGGCGGGACTATCTCGGACTCTTCCTGCAAGGAAAGGTGACGGCCGAGCTGGTCGGCTGATCCCGCGCTTCCTCGGCGCCAACGCGCGGTGACGGTTTCGTCCACCGCGGTTGGCGCGTCGGGACGCCACCGGCGCACCCCGACACACGCCGAGTTCCTCTCGGGCCCCGCGCGCGGCGCATACGGGCGCCCCGAACGTCACAAGCCCGCTCCCTCGAGCGTCCCGGCACGGCTCTGGCAAACACCCTCCCGGTCCCCGGCCCAACGCTCACCTCGAGGAGGGTTCACCGTGCCACGATGGTTTTCGCTTCTCCTGATCGGAACGCTCTCGCTGACGGCTGGCTCGGGCGCGCATGCCGCGCTCCTCTCGCTCACGGTGATCGGCGGCGTTGCCGCCACCGACGGGAGCACCGTGATCCCGGAAGGAATCGCGCAGGAGACGCTCTCCGGGAGCACCTTGACCCAGCTCGGGAGCCCGGTGCTCTTCGATCCCGGCATCACGTCGCCGCTCAGCCTCTCCGTCCGGCTCACGAACATCTCCGCGGCGGACATCCTCTTTCCGGATCTCCTGCCCGGTGTCTCGGTCCTCTCGGGCGTGAACGGGATTCCCGGCCAGAGCGCGCGCACGAACGTGGCGGCGGGAGGGAACGCCCGTCCCGGCTCGGCCGGGGCGGAGGGCGCGGTCAGCCGGACCGCGTTCGAGATGACGGAGCCCCTCGACGCGCTGAGCTCCGCGGTCGTGGGCTCGCACGGCGGAGGAGGCGGCGCCGCGACCGGCGTGCTCGACAGCTGGGTCTCGCTGACCGGCGCTTCCGGCGCGCACCTCGCGACCTTCCTCGCGGGACGGACGCTCCGCCCGGGAGAGTCGATCGACATCGAGGGCTTCGCGTGGATCCAGTCGTTCGGAAGGTCGCAGGAGTCCGCGCGGATCGCCTTCGGGCTCGACCTTCCCACGTTCAGCTCCGGGGGCGTGAGCGTCACGACCGGCGCGTGGACGGGATCGTTCACCGGTCCCGCTCCGCCGGGCGAGGAGGAAACACCTCCGGGAGATCCGGTGGCCGCTTCGGCCCCGGGGACGCTGGGACTTCTCCTGGTCGGACTAGGAGTGGGGGCGGGTCGCCGCGGTTTCCTGGCCCGCGGGGGACTGGATCGCCTGGAGTAGCGCTCGTGCGAAGGCGGGGAGGGTGTCGTCGCGCGCCCCCATGACGACCGCACGGTCGCCGGGGCGCGCGCCGGTCGCCACCCGCCGTGCCGCGTCCTCCCGGGTGGCCGCGAGCTCCGCGTCGACGCCGACGCCGCGAAGCTGCTCCACGAGATCCTCGGAGCGGATCGTTCGGTTGGCGGTGCCTCCCGCGTCATAGATCGGCGCGAGGAGGAAGTGGTCTCCCGGTCGTAGCGTCGCCTGGAGCATGCTCACGAGCTCGTCGCGGAAGAAGCGCGTCGGCCCGTACCCGTGAGGCTGGTAGTAGACCCAGTACGCGCCCGTCGGGCGGAGCGCCTGGAGCGCGGCGCCGATCTTCACGGGGTTGTGGCCGAAGTCGTCGTACACGTCGATGCCGCGGGCGCTCCCGATTCGCTCGAGCCGCCGCTTCACGCCGCCAAACGACTCGAGCGCCCGGGCCGCGTCCTCGAGCGCGACTCCCGCCGCGGTCGCCGCGGCGATCGCCATCGTGCCGTTCTCGACCGAGAGGACGCCGGGAAAGGGAATCGCGACCGGAACGCCCCGGAGCTCGAACCGAACCCCGCTCGAGCCGAGGGCGATCGAGCGTGCCAGGAAGTCGGGCTCGGCCCAGCAGGGTCCCCCCTCCACGGCCACCGTCACTCGAGCGTGACCCGCAGGGACGCGAAGTCCCTCGAGCACGGGGTCGCCGCAATTCATCACCGTTTGCTCGCGCGTGTGCGCGACGAGGGCTTCGAAGAGCAACTGGGTCTCGGCGATCTCCTTGTGGTCCCGGCTCAGGTTGGTGAGGACGGCGATGGCAGGCTCGAACTCCGCGACGCTGCCGTCGCTCTCGTCCGTCTCGACGACGAAGAGGCTGCCCGCGCCCACCCGGAGGCTTCCCGGCGGGATCGAGCCCGCGAGACTGACCGCGGGCCCGCCTCCGAGGAACCAGGGATCCAGGCCCGCCTCCACCAGGATGTGGGCGACCATCGCGGTCACGGTCGACTTTCCGCTCGTCCCCGCGATCGCGACGGTGCGCCTGGAAGAAGCCACCTTCGCGAGGAAGGATCCTCGCCGGATCCGGTCCACGCCGAGCGCGACCGCCCGCTGGAAGTCCGGGTTTCCCGCTTCGACGGCCGTGGAGTGAACGAGGGCGTCGAGCTCGGGGATCACGCCGCTTCCATCCTGCGGCACGAGCGTCACGCCCGCCGCGCGCAGCGCGTCGAACGAGGGAAGCGCGAGCCCGCGGTCCAGATTCCGGTCCGAGCCGGAGACCGAGGCTCCCAGGGACGCCGCCAGGATGGCGAGCGGAGTCATGCCGCTCCCGCCCGCGCCGCTGAAGTGATAGCGGCGTCCGCGCAGCGGGTGGATCGACGGGTCGGGATTCACGGGCGCAGTGTACACGACGCCCGTATCGGCACTCACGCGCTCCACCTGGAGCGGCGCGGCTCGAGGGGTCCACTGAACCTCGCGGCACGATCGCTGAACCGCCTCGTACACGGCCGGCTCGTTGTAAGTCTCGGCGCAACGCGCTTCTCGCCCTGCAGTATCGGATTGCGCCGCGGGGGACCGCCCTCGATGCCGTCGGCACGAAAGCTGCCTAGTCATGCCGGCGCGCGTCCCCCCGCGCATTATCCCAGGACATCTCAGCCCAACATCCCGGAGGGATCATGCTCCCAGGGAGGCTCGCTGCCCCCTTCTGGTCGATTGCTGCCCTGCTGATTTTCATCACGATTCCCGCGGCACCCTGTCACGCGGCCAAGGGCTCGATCTGGCTTCGATGGACCGCGACCGGCGACGACGGAACGATCGGCCGCGCCGCGAGGTACGACATCCGCTACAGCACGCAGGCCATCTCCGGGACGGACACCGTCGGCTGGTGGAACTCCGCGACGATCGTCAACACGAACGGCAAGGTGCCGCCGCCCCCGGGCATGCCGGATTCCGTTCTGATCATCAACGTCACCTATGGACAGCGGTACTACGCGATGATGCGGGTCGCGGACGAGATCCCCAACTGGAGCCGCTTCTCGAACCTCGCGCGCTTCGATGTCGTCACGGGGGTGGAGGATGAATTCGCCCCGTCGGCTCCTCCCGCGCGCGTCCAGGCCGCGCCCAATCCCTTCGCCTCGAGCACGGCCATCCAGTTCGCGATTCCCACGGCGGGGGAGACCGACGTCAGCGTGTACGACGTCGCTGGCCGTCTGGTCAGGAGAGTCCACCAGGGCTCGCTCCGCGCCGGGGCGCATGCGCTCGACTGGGACGGGCGCGACGAGGCGCGCCGCGAAGTTCGGTCGGGCGTCTACTTCATCCAGATCCGATCCGGCGCGACGGCGCTCCGCACGAAGGTGTTCCGCATGCGGTGACGGCTTCCCGCGTCGTTCTCCCGAACGGCTCGATTCCGATTCGCTCCGGAACAAAGTCCGGGGACCCATCTCTGAGTTTGCTGCGCAGCCAGTTCGACTTCGACTCAAGACCGCATGCTCCGGAGCATGTGCCCGTTCGGAACATTCACATGCTGTGGAACCGCGCTCTCCGCCGTTGACCGCCGAGCCTCACCCCTGTAACCTACTGCGCGCCGCGAGAGTGGGGCTGTAGCTCAGATGGGAGAGCGCTTGACTGGCAGTCAAGAGGTCACGAGTTCGATCCTCGTCAGCTCCACCAACTTGCGTCGCTGGATGAAACACGGGGTGCCTGCAACCGCCCGTTTCGGAGCAAGATCGATCGCCTGAACAGGAGGTGATCCGATGAACGCTCCCATCAGCCCCAAGTCGACCACCCCGCTCCCAGCGCCATCCTGAATCCGACTCCGATCCTCTAGCTTGTTCCCCCGTGACCGCCCTGTGGAGGAGTGGCGTTCACGAAGCGATCGAAGGCTCGGCGGAGGATTCCCAGAACGAACGCGGGCATCACGGCGCACGCGAGGAAGGTGCCCGCGACGACCCGGGGGTACCGATAGCCGTCCTTGGAGTATGGGTAGTCGACGATGGCGGAGAGTCCCAGGAGTGCCCAGAACGCCCACGCGAAGATGTAGACGAGCGTGAGGCGGCGCTTCCACCGTTCGGCGGCCATCAAGGCAACGTCGGGCCCAGAGACGGTGCGCTTCACGGACGCGTGGCGTCCGCCACTCTCTCCAGGAGTACCGCGGTGCCGCCGCCTCCGACGTTCACGCCCAGGTTGAGCCCCACGCCGCTCTGCCACGCCACGGCAGCCTGGAGCGCGCGATCCGCCTCCACGAAGCTCCATCCGCTCTGCGACGCGATCCCGACGTAGTTCTCGCGCAAGGACTCGATCAGGTATCGGAACCCGCGATCCAAGGCGAAGACCGGCGTTCCGGCCTTGCTCGCACCGGGCCACGCGGTCCGGAACGCGACCTGGAGGCTGTCCGCGTCCACGAACAGGGCGAGCACCTTCTCCGCGAAATCCTCCTCCCGGAGCATCCCAGAGCCCAGGGCGGCCCGGGTACGCGTCAGCTCGGAGCAGATCCGGTTGAATTCGGGAACGAAGGTGGCGGGTTCGTGGTTCTCTCCGAAGGCGGACGCGGGGACGGAGCAGAGGAGGGCGACCACGAGAAGGGAGGTTCTCGCGCCTCCGAAGCGGAGCGGTCCTGCGTGCGCGACGTCGTGCTTCATGTCCGGTTCCCCGATGGAGGCCCCCCGGCCTCCAATCAAAGGATCGGCTCCCGTTGGTCTCAACTTGACCGTCAGAACGGATTCCGCGGCCGGATCCAGCCATCCGCGGATGCGAAATCCCCCCTTCGTTGACGGAGGCGCCCCGTTTTGCTAGCCTTGAACTCGATGCTTCACAGTTCGAATCTCCTTTCCATGCAACGACTTTCCGGAATCGTGACGGTGATCCTCCTCGGCCTCGCCGCGGTCTTCCCCGCGCGCTCAGGGGCCCAGGAACGCCAGATCCCGGACATGCCCGATCGCCCCCGCGTGCCCATCTACGATCCGGGCCAGCCCGTGATGCGCAAGGTGCTGAAGAACGGCGTGAGGCTCCTCGTGCAGGAGCAGCGCACCAGCGACCGGGTGGCAGGCGTCGTGGGGCTCCGGGCGGGCACTCTCTACGAGACCGAGCTGGAGAGCGGGCTGAGCCAGGTCCTGCTCCGCACCCTCCAGGCGGGAACGGCGGGACGCACCCCGCACGAGATGCACCTCGAGCTCGTCGCGATGGGCGCGGATCTGGAGGCCTCGTCGGGTCCCGATCTGGGCCAGATCACCATCGTCACGACGCGCGAGCAGACTTCGAAGGCCGCGGCGCTCCTCGCGGACGTGGTCCTTCGCCCCTCGTTCCCGGACAGCTCGTTCGAATCGGCCCGGGCGCACTATCTCCAGAAGGCGTCGGACGAGATCGAGAGTCCGCTCCCCGCGACGTACGCGATCTTCCTGCGCACGATGTACCGCGGAAGCCCCCTCGAGCGCCCCGCGCATGGGCTCGTGCGCTCGCTGGCCGAGGCGCGGCGGAGCGACGTCGTCGCGTTCTACAAGAGGCTCTTCGTGGGCGGAAACCTGACGGTCTGCTTCGTCGGGAATTTCGACGGCAAGAAGCTCATGGCCCAGCTCGAGAAGGCCTTCCAGTCGGTTCCGGCGGGAGCCGCTCCGAGTCAGGCGGGAGGGGATCCGATCCCGCTCGCGTCCGACACGCTGATCGTCGAGGAGCGCGCGATCCGCGCCAAGTCCCTCACGTATGGATTCCCCGCGCCCGGGGTCGAGGACCCGGACTTCCCGGCGTTCCTCATCCTCGACTCGTACCTCCGGTCCGGCGACCGCTCGCCGATCACGTTCTGGCTCCCCGAGCGCCGCCTCGCGACGGGCGTCGGCGTGCTCTACCCGAGATATCCGAAGCGCTCGTCGATGGCGGTCTATCTCGGCGCGACGACCGACAACTGGAAGGCCGCGCGCGACACCGTGGTGGCCGTCTTCTCGCGGCTCAAGACCGATCCGCTGGACGACGCGGAGTGGAAGGTCCACCTGCGCCGCGTGCAGAACGGCTTCTTCAACGAGCAGTCGAGCCCGCTCGTCCGCGCCCGCGATCTCACGCGGTACGAAACGATGGGAGTGGGGGCCGATTTCCCGCAGCGGTTCGAGACGCGTCTCCTCGGGCTCAAGCCGGAGGACGTGCGCGACGCCGCCGCGCGCTGGATGACCCACTCGGTCGAGGTCGCGCTCACCCCGCCGTCGGACGGGCCCTAGTCATCGAGGGGTCCGGCTCGGGGGGAGCGGGAGGGGGACGGGATGGGTGACCCGATCGGGCTCATCCTGCTCTTCCCGCCGCTCCTCTTCGCGCTCACCGTTCACGAGGCGGCGCACGCGTACGCGGCGCTCAAGCTGGGAGACCCCACCGCGAAGCTCCTCGGGCGGCTGACGCTGAACCCGCTGGCGCACCTGGACTGGCTCGGGACCCTGATCTTCCTGATCCCGCCCCACATCGGCTGGGCCAAACCCGTTCCCGTGGACGTTCGGTATCTTCGCCACCCGAGGCGCGACATGATGTGGATCGCCCTGGCGGGGCCGGTCTCGAACGTCCTCCTGGCGCTCGTCTTCGGGATCATCCTCCGGGTCATCGTCTCGGTCCCGCACGAGATGACGAGCATCGCCGAGCTGGCGCTGGTTCGCATGGTTCACTGGAGCGTGATCCTGAATCTCTCCCTGGCGGTCTTCAACATGATCCCCATCTTCCCGCTCGACGGATCGAAGGTGCTCACGGGGCTCCTGAGCCCGATCGCCGCGGCACGGTTCCAGACGCTCGAGCCCGTGGGTCCCTTTCTGCTCCTCGGGCTCATCATGCTGGGGTCGTTCTCGGGGGTGAGCGTGATCGGCATGGTGGTCTCGCCGGTCGTGCGTCACGTCGGCGGGCTCATCACGGGGGGACTCCTGTGAGCGAGACGGCGACGAAGGGGGGCGCCCAGCCTTCGGCGAAGGGCGCGACCGCGAAGCGCCCGCGCATCCTCAGCGGGATGCGTCCCACGGGGAAGCTCCACCTGGGAAACTACCTGGGAGCGCTCCAGAACTGGGTGAGACTTCAAGATTTGTGCGAGAACTTCCACATGGTGGCGGACTGGCACGTGCTCACCACCGACTTCGAGCACGTGGATGGAATCCGCCAGAACACGTTCGACATGGTCATCGACTGGCTCGCGGCGGGAATCGATCCCGAGAAGAGCCCGATGTTCATCCAGTCGCGCGTCAAGGAGCACGCGGAGCTGCACCTCCTCTTCTCGATGCTCACCACGACGGCCCGCCTCGAGCGCAACCCGACGGTGAAGGAGCAGGTGCGGGACCTGAACCTCGAGGGGACCGTGAGCTACGGTCACCTCGGATATCCCGTGCTCCAGGCGGCCGACATCCTCCTCTACAAGGCGAATCTCGTTCCCGTCGGCGAGGACCAGGTGCCGCACGTGGAGCTGACGCGGGAGATCGCGCGCCGCTTCAACTCGCTCTACGGCGACGTCTTCCCGGTGCCGGAACCGAAGCTGACCCACTTCCCGCGCGTGCCCGGGCCGGACGGACGCCGGATGAGCAAGTCGATGGGGAACACGATCCTCCTCTCCGACTCGCCGGAGGAGATCACCGCCAAGGTGAGGACCGCGTACACGGACCCGAAGAAGATCCGCGCGAACGATCCGGGAAATCCGGACGGATGCGTCGTCTTCGCGTATCATCGAGCCTTCAACGCAGCGAACGCGCCGCACATCGGCGATCTCTGCCGCGCCGGGCAGCTCGGGTGCGTGGCGAACAAGAAGGATCTCTCGGCCATTCTCGTGGCGGAGCTGACGCCGTTTCGCGAGCGGAGGCGCGAGCTGGAAGCGCACCCGAACCGCATCTGGGACGTCCTCCATCACGGCGAGGAGCGCGCGCGGAAGATCGCGCAGGAGACGATGAGGGAAGTGCGTGAGGCGATGAAGCTCCCATGAGCGACGACCCCGTCCGGGACGAGCCCGCGGCCGCGGCCCTCTCGACCACGGAGGCGATGTCCGCGCCTGATGCCACGCCCGCGCCTGATGCCACGCCCGCGCCGGAGGCCACGTCCGCGCCCGGGGCGGCGTCCGCGCCGGACACGCAGGCCGCGCCCGAGGGGCGGTCACCGATCCGCGTCCGCGTCCCAGCCTTCGAAGGGCCTCTCGATCTCCTCCTCCATCTCATCCAGCGGGACGAGCTCGACATTCGCGACATCCCGATCGCGAAGATCACGCGCGAGTATCTCGAGACCCTCGAGCTGATGCGCGAGCTGGACCTCGAGGTCGCGGGGGAGTTCCTCGTCATGGCGGCGACCCTGATGCGGATCAAGGCGCGGATGCTCCTGCCTCCCGCGGTGAGCGAGGAGGAGGAAGAGGATCCGCGCGAGGGACTGGTGCGCCAGCTCCTCGAGTACAGCCGCTTCAAGGAGGCCGCGCTGGGGCTCGGGTCGCTCGAGGCGGAGCGGCGGCTCCAGTGGGAGCGCGGTGCGCCCGCGCAGCTCGAGGATCCGGACGCTCCGGAGTCGCGCGAGCTCCTCCCGGTGAGCATGTTCCGCCTCCTCGACGCGCTCAAGACGGTGCTGTCGCGGCAGGCGCCGCCGCTCGTCCACACGGTGCAGGCGGAGTCGATCAGCCTCGAGGAGGCGATGGGGCTCATGGAGACGCAGCTTCGCGCGCGTCCGAAGCTCCTCTTCGAGGAGCTGCTCGAGAGCTTCTGGACGCGGCTCGAGAAGATCACCGCGTTCCTGGGACTCCTGGAGCTGTTGAAGCTCGGCTCCATCCAGGCGACCCAGGAGACGCTCTTCGGACCCATCTGGATCGAATGGCGCGGCGAGGCGCCGCCCCTCGACGAAGGACCGCGGCAGGAGGAGGAAGTCTGATGCCCACGCACAAGCAGGTGATCGAAGCCCTCCTGTTCGCCAGCGACGCTCCGGTCGGGCTCAGCACGCTGGTCGAGGTGCTCGAGGGACCGTCGCCCCAGGAAGTGGCCGAGCTCCTGGCCGAGCTCCGGCGCGAGTACGAGACCACCGAGCGCGGCGTCGCGCTGGGCGAGATCGCGGGCGGGTATCAGATCCTCTCGCGCAAGGAGTGCGGGCCCTGGATCGACCGCATGCTCCGCTCGCGCCGGAAGGCGCGCCTCACGCGCGCGGGGCTCGAGACGCTCGCGATCGTCGCGTACAAGCAGCCGATCACGAAGGTGGAGATCGATTCGATCCGCGGCGTCGACTCGAGCGGCTCGCTGCACACGCTCCTCGAGCGGAATCTCGTCCTCATCCGCGGCCGCTCGAAGGCGGTCGGACGCCCTCTTCTCTACGGCACCACACCGGAGTTCCTCTCCTACATGGGCGTGAACGATCTCGGGGACCTGCCGGAACTCAAGGAGCTCGGGAGCGTGCTCGAGGAGCGGGAGCGGCTGCACGGCGAGGTGGATCCGGACACGGAAGGGGGAGGGGTGACGCGCGCGGGCTCGGAAGGCTCGGACGCTCCGGAAGCCGCCGCGGCCGGCGCGCCGTCCGAGGGTGCGACTTAACCTGTTCCTCGCCCGCGCCGCCGGAGGATCGCGGCGCGAAGCGGACGGTTGGATTCGTGACGGACGCGTCACCATCAACGGATCCGAGCCGCAGGGGATGGGTGTCGACGTCGATCCGGGCCGTGACACCGTCACGCTCGACGGCCGGGCCGTGCGTCTGCCTCTTCGTTCCCGCTATCTCGCGTACCACAAACCGCCCGGACTTCTGGTGAGCCGCCGCGGCCAGGGAGGGAAGCGCACGATCTTCGAGTCCCTCGGCGAGCGCGCGCGCGGCCTCCATGCGGTGGGACGCCTCGACTACGAATCCGAGGGGCTCCTCCTCCTCACCGATGACGGCGAGCTCTCGGAGGCACTCCTCCATCCGCGCACCGAGGCGCTCCGCCGGTATCGTGTGTGGGTCCGGCCCGTGCCCGGTCCGGACGCGCTCCGGCGCCTCGAATCGGGCGCCGTGGTCGAAGGCATCGCGGTCGCGCCGAGGCGCGTGGTGCTGGAGGGAGTGGAACGCGGCGCCGGGATCCTGCTCCTCGATCTCGCCGAGGGGAAGAAGCGCGAGGTGCGGCAGCTCGCCGCCTCGGCGGGGCTCGACGTCACGCGGCTCCTCCGGATCCAGTTCGGACCGATCCGCCTGGGTCCGCTCCGCCCGGGCGGGCTCCGGCCGCTCGAGGCCCGCGAGATCGCCGCGCTGCGGGAGGTCGCCTTCCGGGGGCCCGCCACGCGGTGCTAGACTGCGCGGAACGGTGACGACCGCGCGCGAACATACGAGGGGGGAGCGCGTCCTCATCCTCGGCTCGAGCCCCGCGGCCGCGGCGCTCGGCAGGGCGCTCCGCCTCGCCGGCGCGCGTGTCGAGGACGCCGGCGTCGACGCGGTCACGGACGTTCCTCTCGACCCCTCGATCACGCTGATTCTCCTCGCGCTCCCGATTCGCGACGTGCCGCAGGCGCTCGCGCGGATCGGTCCGGCGCTTCCCGAGGGCGCGGTCCTCGTCGATCTCGCGCCCCTCATGCTCCCGTCCGCGACGGCCGTGCGCGGCGTGCCCGGGCTCGCGGAGCGGTTCGTGTCCGCGCATCCGATTCTCGAGGACGCGGCGGATCGGTCGGCGGGCCACGCGACCGGCTCGGGCGCAGGCGCTCCGGACCCGGTCGCCGGCGCGACCGTGTTCCTCGGAGCGCCGCTCGCCGCGGGAAGCCCCGCCGCGCGCGTCGCGCGCCTCCTGGAGTCGCTCGGCGCGAGAACCGAGGCCATCGCTCCCGCGCTCCACGACGCGCTCGTCGCGCTGACGCACCACCTTCCGATCCTCTCCGCGGCCGCGCTCACGAGGGCGCTCCGCCGGACCGGGAGCCTCACGCGTGCCGTGGCGCCCGGCGCGGGCACGGCGCTCGCGGACGCGACGCGCCCGGCCTCGGGACGGTCCGACCTCGCGGCGGAGGTCCTCCTGTTGAGCGCGCCGAAGCTCCTCCCGGCGCTCGAGATCCTCGAGAGGGAGGTGCGTCGCCTGCGCCACGCGCTCGAGGCGGGAGGGGACGAGCTCCGGACGCTCCTCGAGGAGGCGCGCGAGTTCCGTCGCGAGCTCGTGGCGTGAGCCGCGCCACCGTGCGTCCGGGAGCGCCGCTCCGCGGGTCGTGCGAGGCGCCGGGGGACAAGTCGATCACGCAGCGGGCGATCCTGCTCGGCGCGCTCGCGTCCGGCGAGACGAGGATCCACGGTCCGAACGTCGGCGCCGACGCGAGGGCCGCGCTTCGGATCGCGCGCGACCTCGGCGTGCCGGCGCGTCGGGTGAACGGCGGCGGGTGGCTCCTTCGTGGTGGCGCGCTGCGCGAGAGCGAGCGCGTGCTCGACGCCCGAAACTCGGGAACG from Candidatus Eisenbacteria bacterium encodes:
- a CDS encoding pseudouridine synthase, yielding MRLNLFLARAAGGSRREADGWIRDGRVTINGSEPQGMGVDVDPGRDTVTLDGRAVRLPLRSRYLAYHKPPGLLVSRRGQGGKRTIFESLGERARGLHAVGRLDYESEGLLLLTDDGELSEALLHPRTEALRRYRVWVRPVPGPDALRRLESGAVVEGIAVAPRRVVLEGVERGAGILLLDLAEGKKREVRQLAASAGLDVTRLLRIQFGPIRLGPLRPGGLRPLEAREIAALREVAFRGPATRC
- a CDS encoding prephenate dehydrogenase dimerization domain-containing protein, which produces MTTAREHTRGERVLILGSSPAAAALGRALRLAGARVEDAGVDAVTDVPLDPSITLILLALPIRDVPQALARIGPALPEGAVLVDLAPLMLPSATAVRGVPGLAERFVSAHPILEDAADRSAGHATGSGAGAPDPVAGATVFLGAPLAAGSPAARVARLLESLGARTEAIAPALHDALVALTHHLPILSAAALTRALRRTGSLTRAVAPGAGTALADATRPASGRSDLAAEVLLLSAPKLLPALEILEREVRRLRHALEAGGDELRTLLEEAREFRRELVA